Proteins encoded within one genomic window of Felis catus isolate Fca126 chromosome C1, F.catus_Fca126_mat1.0, whole genome shotgun sequence:
- the INHBB gene encoding inhibin beta B chain, protein MDGLPGRALGAACLLLLAAGWLGPEAWGSPTPPPSPAAPPPPPPPGAPGGSQDTCTSCGGFRRPEELGRVDGDFLEAVKRHILSRLQMRGRPNITHAVPKAAMVTALRKLHAGKVREDGRVEIPHLDGHASPGADGQERVSEIISFAETDGLASSRVRLYFFISNEGNQNLFVVQASLWLYLKLLPYVLEKGSRRKVRVKVYFQEQGHGDRWNVVEKKVDLKRSGWHTFPLTEAIQSLFERGERRLNLDVQCDGCQELAVVPVFVDPGEESHRPFVVVQARLGDSRHRIRKRGLECDGRTNLCCRQQFFIDFRLIGWNDWIIAPTGYYGNYCEGSCPAYLAGVPGSASSFHTAVVNQYRMRGLNPGTVNSCCIPTKLSTMSMLYFDDEYNIVKRDVPNMIVEECGCA, encoded by the exons ATGGACGGGCTGCCCGGTCGGGCGCTGGGGGCCGCCTGCCTCTTGCTGCTGGCGGCCGGCTGGTTGGGGCCCGAGGCCTGGGGCTCGCCCACGCCCCCGCCTTcgcccgccgcgccgccgccgcccccgccgcccggaGCCCCCGGCGGCTCGCAGGACACCTGCACGTCGTGCGGCGGCTTCCGGCGGCCAGAGGAGCTGGGCCGGGTGGACGGCGACTTCCTGGAGGCGGTGAAGCGACACATCTTGAGCCGCCTGCAGATGCGGGGCCGACCCAACATCACGCACGCCGTGCCCAAGGCCGCCATGGTCACGGCCCTGCGCAAGCTGCACGCGGGCAAGGTGCGCGAAGACGGCCGCGTGGAGATCCCGCACCTCGACGGCCACGCCAGCCCGGGCGCCGACGGCCAGGAGCGCGTCTCTGAGATCATCAGCTTCGCGGAGACAG ATGGCCTTGCCTCCTCCCGGGTCCGCCTGTACTTCTTCATCTCCAACGAAGGCAACCAGAACCTGTTTGTGGTGCAGGCCAGCCTGTGGCTTTACCTGAAGCTCCTGCCCTACGTCCTGGAGAAGGGCAGTCGGAGGAAGGTGCGGGTCAAGGTGTACTTCCAGGAGCAGGGTCACGGCGACCGGTGGAACGTGGTGGAGAAGAAGGTGGACCTCAAGCGCAGCGGCTGGCACACCTTCCCGCTCACCGAGGCCATCCAGTCGTTGTTCGAGCGGGGCGAGCGCCGGCTCAACCTGGACGTGCAGTGTGACGGCTGCCAGGAGCTGGCCGTGGTGCCGGTGTTCGTGGACCCCGGTGAGGAGTCGCACCGGCCCTTTGTGGTGGTGCAGGCGCGGCTGGGTGACAGCAGGCACCGCATCCGCAAGCGCGGCCTGGAGTGCGATGGCCGGACCAACCTCTGTTGCAGGCAACAGTTCTTCATCGACTTCCGCCTCATCGGCTGGAACGACTGGATCATCGCGCCCACCGGCTACTACGGGAACTACTGTGAGGGCAGCTGCCCGGCCTACCTGGCAGGGGTCCCCGGCTCCGCCTCCTCCTTCCACACGGCCGTGGTGAACCAGTACCgcatgcggggcctgaaccccgGCACGGTGAACTCCTGCTGtatccccaccaagctgagcacCATGTCCATGCTCTACTTCGACGACGAGTACAACATCGTCAAGCGGGACGTGCCCAACATGATTGTGGAGGAGTGTGGCTGCGCCTGA